In one Nitrospirota bacterium genomic region, the following are encoded:
- a CDS encoding aminopeptidase, whose protein sequence is MLTGAVREIFHTNLGVKRTERVLVFTDRPTKRDVVSDEDLQRWLRLKDIAMLLVETGRGFAREVIFYCYPSRGGHGVEPPEGLWKAAFGEKAVEALKEKKLLRAIIQKKASPGKIEEAEEIIRRYSAHAVDVVIALANYSTSHTRFRDLLTRVCSARYASMPLFDVRMFEGAMDVDWKTLRKRTKAIAQLVNRAVEVFISTPNGTGMRLSKKGRRALADTGDLKRPGSFGNLPAGEVYFAPLEGTAEGTLVLEWAPTRRLSSPVSLRVRGGNVEEVEGEDDFVFTLRERLAERRENANIAEIGIGTNDRAIRPDNILESEKILGTIHVALGDNSSFGGKVKTPFHQDFVFFRPTVVLIFRDSSEETLMKDGKRSRSF, encoded by the coding sequence ATGTTGACAGGGGCTGTAAGGGAGATCTTCCATACCAACCTTGGGGTAAAAAGGACCGAGAGGGTGCTTGTCTTTACTGACAGGCCCACCAAAAGAGACGTGGTGTCGGATGAGGACCTGCAGAGGTGGTTGAGGTTAAAGGATATTGCAATGCTGTTGGTGGAAACAGGAAGGGGTTTTGCCCGTGAGGTCATCTTCTACTGCTATCCCTCCAGGGGCGGACACGGGGTTGAGCCGCCTGAGGGCCTCTGGAAGGCAGCCTTTGGTGAGAAGGCCGTGGAGGCACTGAAGGAGAAAAAGCTCCTCAGGGCCATAATTCAAAAAAAGGCCTCACCCGGGAAGATAGAGGAGGCAGAAGAGATAATCAGGAGATACAGTGCGCATGCAGTGGATGTAGTGATTGCCCTGGCAAACTACTCCACAAGCCATACAAGGTTCAGGGACCTCCTTACCCGTGTATGCAGTGCAAGATATGCCAGTATGCCGCTGTTTGATGTCCGGATGTTTGAGGGGGCAATGGATGTGGACTGGAAGACCCTCCGGAAGAGGACAAAGGCCATAGCACAGTTGGTCAACAGGGCTGTCGAGGTGTTTATCAGCACCCCCAACGGAACCGGGATGAGGCTCTCCAAAAAGGGGCGAAGGGCCCTTGCTGACACAGGGGACCTGAAAAGGCCCGGCTCTTTTGGAAACCTGCCCGCCGGAGAGGTCTACTTTGCTCCCCTTGAGGGCACGGCAGAGGGAACGCTTGTCCTTGAATGGGCACCAACGAGGAGGCTCTCCTCTCCGGTCAGCCTCAGGGTAAGAGGCGGGAATGTAGAAGAGGTTGAGGGTGAGGACGATTTTGTATTTACACTGAGGGAGCGGCTTGCAGAGAGGAGGGAGAATGCAAACATTGCCGAGATCGGCATCGGCACCAACGACAGGGCCATAAGGCCGGACAATATCCTTGAATCAGAAAAGATCCTTGGCACCATACATGTTGCACTCGGGGACAACAGCTCCTTTGGCGGCAAGGTGAAAACACCGTTTCATCAGGACTTTGTATTCTTCCGGCCAACCGTGGTGCTTATATTCAGGGATTCATCAGAAGAGACCCTGATGAAGGACGGAAAGCGCTCCCGTTCCTTCTGA
- the ftsE gene encoding cell division ATP-binding protein FtsE, with translation MIGFKDVTRIYDNMTALRKVTFGIEKGEFVYVTGPSGAGKSTLLKLIYLAEKPDDGTIRIAGWDTDTLRESAIPYLRRNIGVVFQDFKLLANRTVYDNIALALRIRGFRESEIKGRVQDALKLVGLRHKNDNFPVALSGGEQQRITIARAIVGEPTVLLADEPTGNLDVDNAAGIMKIFKEINARGTTILIATHNRELFRNTGLRVLWFDSGNLVSDEEG, from the coding sequence ATGATTGGCTTTAAGGATGTTACCAGGATTTACGACAATATGACTGCCCTCAGAAAAGTCACCTTTGGAATCGAAAAAGGTGAATTTGTCTATGTAACAGGTCCAAGCGGTGCCGGCAAATCCACATTACTGAAACTGATCTACCTTGCAGAGAAACCTGATGATGGCACCATAAGAATTGCCGGGTGGGATACGGATACCCTCAGGGAATCCGCTATCCCCTATCTCAGGAGAAATATCGGGGTGGTGTTTCAGGACTTCAAACTACTTGCAAACCGCACGGTCTATGATAATATCGCCCTTGCACTGAGGATCAGGGGCTTTCGAGAGTCAGAGATAAAGGGACGGGTGCAGGATGCGTTAAAACTGGTGGGATTGAGGCATAAGAACGACAATTTTCCCGTTGCCCTCTCCGGAGGCGAACAGCAGAGGATTACCATAGCCAGGGCTATTGTTGGTGAGCCGACAGTGCTTCTTGCTGATGAGCCTACAGGCAACCTTGATGTTGACAATGCAGCCGGGATCATGAAGATATTTAAAGAGATCAATGCAAGGGGAACAACCATTCTGATCGCAACCCATAACAGGGAATTGTTCAGGAATACAGGACTGAGGGTCCTCTGGTTTGACAGTGGCAATCTTGTGTCAGATGAGGAAGGGTAA
- a CDS encoding permease-like cell division protein FtsX, with protein sequence MIYSIKLALKSLWFEKWIHMLTVVTIGVGLFVLGLIFFSLYNIEGITNRLPERFSVMVFLSDGTGNREINNLKTRLGKDPIVESIKYISKDDALVELRTSLKDAAYILEGLDENPLFPSIEIKLKKNSFDRTRVEGLINELKGLRSVDDVVYGEDLLGTIYTIRNGVKTISAGVILLFSMAIIFVCYSTVKILFYRRKEEIEIFKLLGATKGFIRLPFLIEGGTLGFLGGLLGGAGTYVLYRFINGLVISDFPMLGVMHLPLGLVAALPAGGAILGIIGSTIALGRLRF encoded by the coding sequence ATGATTTATTCGATAAAGCTTGCCTTAAAAAGTCTATGGTTTGAAAAGTGGATTCATATGTTAACGGTTGTGACTATCGGGGTTGGGCTTTTTGTCCTTGGACTGATTTTCTTCTCCCTCTATAACATCGAGGGCATTACAAACAGGCTCCCTGAACGGTTTTCTGTTATGGTCTTCCTCTCTGACGGCACAGGGAATCGTGAAATCAACAACCTCAAGACAAGACTCGGAAAAGACCCGATAGTTGAGAGCATAAAGTATATATCAAAAGATGATGCCCTTGTTGAACTCAGGACCTCGTTAAAGGATGCAGCCTACATACTTGAGGGACTGGATGAAAACCCCCTCTTTCCTTCCATAGAGATCAAGCTTAAGAAAAACAGCTTTGACAGAACGAGGGTGGAGGGCCTTATTAACGAACTTAAAGGCCTCAGGAGTGTTGATGACGTTGTGTATGGCGAGGACCTGCTGGGCACAATCTATACAATCCGCAACGGTGTCAAGACCATAAGTGCAGGAGTCATCCTGCTCTTTTCCATGGCGATTATCTTTGTCTGTTACAGTACGGTAAAGATCCTCTTCTACAGGCGCAAGGAGGAAATAGAGATATTCAAACTGCTTGGGGCCACAAAGGGCTTTATACGCCTGCCCTTTCTGATCGAGGGAGGAACTCTTGGATTCCTCGGTGGCCTTCTTGGAGGGGCGGGCACGTATGTCCTTTACCGGTTTATCAACGGACTGGTCATCTCTGATTTCCCCATGCTCGGCGTAATGCACCTGCCTCTCGGACTCGTTGCAGCACTCCCGGCAGGTGGAGCGATTCTGGGTATTATTGGATCAACCATTGCGTTGGGAAGGCTGAGATTCTGA
- a CDS encoding peptidoglycan DD-metalloendopeptidase family protein, which yields MFRLKNTAIFLVCIIFLGFCLTNVQAAKDPRTRYEKIQKEIKKKKKALEKVKKKEVSILDEIESTNRALDRIKRELRVQRRKMRRNEKSILLVRAEIKKISKKLDRQKTWLRRKVVGMQKYGLSSFGSTPGSSSLKTDPLMLLMSARDIPQAVRKWHYLKRLAEYEYSLLKDYSANIQGLKQRQDHLSVLMKKLKGQKRQLDKKNTVLRDKKTQKRRLLASVRKKRDVYKRMLLELKESSRKMRKLIDESEKTKYLQKGFFRAKKTLPWPVKGVLALPYGSYRDPKFKTPVFRNGIHIKSREGEAVKAVYSGKVVFADWFRGYGKVVIINHGEGYHTVYANLSEIFLSKGDIIKRGALIGRVGDSGMLNAPGLYFEIRYKGKPLNPLQWLKR from the coding sequence ATGTTCCGCTTAAAAAATACCGCCATATTCCTTGTCTGCATTATATTCCTGGGCTTTTGCCTGACAAATGTCCAGGCGGCAAAAGACCCCAGAACCCGCTACGAGAAGATACAGAAGGAGATAAAGAAGAAGAAAAAGGCGCTTGAGAAGGTAAAAAAGAAGGAAGTCTCCATACTCGATGAGATTGAATCGACCAACCGGGCGCTTGACCGCATAAAGAGGGAACTCAGGGTTCAGAGAAGGAAGATGCGCCGGAATGAAAAAAGCATCCTGTTAGTAAGAGCAGAGATTAAAAAGATCTCCAAAAAACTCGACAGGCAGAAAACCTGGCTCAGGAGAAAAGTTGTCGGAATGCAGAAGTACGGACTATCCTCTTTTGGCAGCACACCGGGGTCATCTTCATTGAAGACTGATCCCCTTATGTTGTTGATGTCAGCCAGGGATATCCCCCAGGCAGTGAGGAAGTGGCACTACCTGAAGCGTCTGGCAGAGTATGAATATTCCCTCCTCAAAGACTATTCGGCAAACATTCAGGGACTGAAACAGAGACAGGACCACCTGTCCGTGCTTATGAAGAAGCTTAAAGGCCAGAAGAGACAACTCGATAAAAAGAATACCGTTCTGAGAGACAAGAAGACACAGAAAAGGCGGCTTCTGGCATCTGTCCGGAAAAAGAGGGACGTTTACAAGCGAATGCTCCTTGAGCTCAAGGAGTCATCAAGGAAGATGCGCAAGTTGATTGATGAATCAGAAAAGACAAAGTATCTCCAGAAAGGCTTTTTCAGGGCCAAAAAAACCCTTCCCTGGCCTGTCAAGGGCGTACTTGCCCTGCCCTACGGCAGTTACCGCGACCCTAAATTCAAGACCCCGGTCTTCAGAAACGGCATACATATCAAGTCAAGAGAGGGCGAGGCTGTCAAGGCCGTATATTCAGGAAAAGTAGTATTTGCAGACTGGTTCAGGGGGTACGGCAAGGTCGTGATAATAAATCATGGCGAGGGGTATCACACAGTGTATGCAAACCTGAGCGAGATTTTTTTAAGCAAAGGAGATATAATAAAAAGAGGTGCCTTAATCGGCAGGGTCGGGGACTCAGGTATGCTGAATGCACCCGGCCTTTATTTTGAGATCAGATACAAAGGCAAACCCCTCAACCCGCTTCAGTGGTTAAAACGTTAG
- a CDS encoding S41 family peptidase translates to MKKRRGLAIFGWILIVSLAIGGLLISEMPLKSAVADSQEYQDLRLFTEALTIIKTSYVEEVNTQDLIYGALKGMLRTLDPHSGFMPPEEYKEMQIDTRGEFGGLGIQIGIKKGMLTVIAPIEDTPAWKAGIKAGDKIVKVDGESTREMTLFEAVKKMRGPRGTAVTITIVREGWKEPKDFTITRDVIKIKSVKYRVVDDGIGYVKINQFQERTASDLSNALKKLTDKKIDSLVLDLRNNPGGLLKSAVDVTEQFLTPEKLVVYIKGRSVKKTEYLTKGDLPYYDTLPMIVLVNHGSASASEIVAGALKDWKRAVLLGVKTFGKGSVQSVIPLSGGSGLRLTTAKYYTPKGISIQNEGIEPDIVVKVKPQDGEAYPVIREKDLEHHLKNEQKPEEKEKEKKEKEKETEVAPLQVDEKNDVQLQMAIDLLKGWRIFEKKSPDSEKNVADNL, encoded by the coding sequence ATGAAAAAACGTAGAGGTTTGGCTATATTTGGATGGATTTTAATTGTCTCTCTGGCGATAGGTGGTTTGCTGATCAGTGAGATGCCCCTGAAGAGTGCGGTTGCAGATTCTCAGGAGTATCAGGACCTCAGGCTCTTTACAGAGGCCCTCACCATTATAAAGACATCATATGTTGAAGAGGTGAATACACAGGACCTCATCTATGGCGCGCTCAAGGGGATGTTAAGGACACTTGATCCCCACTCAGGCTTTATGCCCCCTGAGGAGTATAAAGAGATGCAGATAGACACCCGTGGAGAGTTTGGAGGCCTCGGCATACAGATAGGCATCAAAAAGGGGATGCTTACGGTTATAGCCCCTATTGAGGATACCCCGGCATGGAAGGCCGGCATCAAGGCGGGTGACAAAATAGTCAAGGTGGATGGTGAGTCAACCAGGGAGATGACCCTTTTTGAAGCCGTCAAGAAGATGCGGGGGCCCAGAGGGACTGCGGTAACCATAACCATAGTGAGGGAAGGATGGAAGGAGCCAAAGGATTTCACCATAACAAGGGATGTAATCAAGATAAAGAGCGTTAAATACAGGGTGGTGGATGACGGCATAGGGTATGTAAAGATCAATCAGTTCCAGGAGAGGACGGCATCGGATCTTTCAAACGCCCTCAAGAAGCTGACGGACAAAAAGATAGACTCCCTGGTGCTTGACCTCAGGAACAATCCCGGAGGGCTGCTGAAGAGTGCGGTGGATGTTACCGAACAGTTCCTTACACCGGAAAAACTTGTTGTGTATATAAAAGGACGTTCTGTAAAAAAGACAGAGTATCTGACCAAGGGAGACCTTCCTTATTATGATACACTGCCGATGATAGTGCTGGTGAATCACGGGAGTGCCTCGGCCTCGGAGATCGTGGCAGGTGCGCTGAAAGACTGGAAGAGGGCGGTATTGCTTGGCGTAAAAACATTTGGCAAGGGCTCTGTCCAGAGCGTTATTCCGCTCAGTGGAGGCTCCGGCCTAAGGCTCACTACTGCAAAGTACTACACCCCCAAGGGTATATCCATACAGAACGAGGGTATTGAGCCTGATATTGTGGTCAAGGTCAAGCCTCAGGACGGTGAGGCTTATCCGGTAATCAGGGAGAAGGACCTGGAACATCACCTCAAAAACGAGCAGAAACCCGAGGAGAAGGAGAAGGAAAAGAAGGAAAAAGAAAAGGAGACCGAGGTGGCTCCACTGCAAGTGGATGAGAAAAATGATGTTCAGCTGCAGATGGCAATAGATCTGCTTAAGGGCTGGCGGATATTTGAGAAAAAATCCCCGGACAGCGAGAAAAATGTCGCGGATAATCTTTGA
- a CDS encoding ribonuclease H-like domain-containing protein, giving the protein MSRIIFDIETIGTDFDALDLPQQEYLLKYAETEEEAEAVKDSLGLYPLTGEIVTIGLMNPDTLKGVIYFQAPGKGISPFEEDGVQYETGTEKEILEKFWDVIKSYTQFVTFNGRAFDCPFILIRSAMHKLRPTRELMPNRYNGPHIDLLDQLTFYGATRRRFSLDMWCRALGIKSPKDEGIAGQDVKRFFQEGHYADIARYCARDLLATRELLLRWENYVKFKPGPAS; this is encoded by the coding sequence ATGTCGCGGATAATCTTTGATATAGAGACCATAGGCACTGACTTCGATGCCCTTGACCTGCCACAGCAGGAATATCTCCTGAAATATGCGGAGACAGAAGAGGAGGCCGAGGCAGTAAAGGATAGTCTCGGTCTCTATCCACTTACCGGCGAGATAGTTACAATAGGTCTTATGAATCCGGACACCCTGAAGGGGGTAATATACTTTCAGGCGCCCGGCAAGGGCATTTCCCCCTTTGAGGAGGACGGAGTTCAGTATGAGACAGGTACAGAGAAAGAGATACTCGAGAAGTTCTGGGATGTTATAAAGAGCTATACCCAGTTTGTAACATTTAACGGCAGGGCCTTTGACTGTCCGTTTATCCTGATACGCTCTGCAATGCATAAACTCAGACCAACACGGGAGTTGATGCCGAACAGGTACAACGGTCCGCATATAGACCTCCTGGACCAGTTAACATTTTACGGCGCCACAAGGCGGAGGTTCAGCCTTGATATGTGGTGCAGGGCACTCGGAATCAAGAGCCCGAAAGACGAGGGTATTGCAGGACAGGATGTAAAGAGATTTTTTCAGGAAGGTCACTATGCCGACATAGCCCGGTATTGCGCCAGAGACCTCCTTGCCACCAGGGAGCTGCTTCTTCGCTGGGAAAACTATGTGAAATTCAAACCCGGACCTGCATCCTGA
- a CDS encoding AMP-binding protein — protein MSSIPDRFFTSAERFSEKVAFHYFKEEWKQLTYRDVAHYTVSLLGRLKEKGIKKGDRFFLSARNSPCWCISYLALSAAGAVGVPVDPELTASEMRNLMIDAEVAFVLYDDYTGTKVMEASEGLVVETFDINGITDSTPPKDAEIPAPNTPLTPDDIASIIYTSGTTGKPKGVVLTHGNFCSDADALIAAGIISHDDNIISVLPLHHTYPFMTTFLVPLFEGATVTYPPGLKGPELLNAVRERGGTILVGVPQLLELFRNRIFQGFSEVPLLNRVFPYLLKLFSLLRNRFNINPGKYVFSSVHGKFGRQFRFFASGGAKLDPQVMQDLEAIGFTVLEGYGLTETSPVVTFNPPHRRKTGSAGRPLSNVEIKTSSDGEVLIKGPMVMKGYYKNPEETEKVIRNGWLHTGDLGYLDSEGYLHITGRTKEVIVLSSGKNIYPEDVERHYQGIELIKELCVVGTGDGLSAVVVPDMEMAKKMKVGNIYEYLKWEINALSMKLPPHMRLKGFVLHSAPLPRTPLGKLRRFMVKKLLEEEKREAKAEVDETLLGDEISSKVISSLREVAGKDIAVGRTDSLELDIGLDSLKRIELVVALERNLGIKLYDDFTLDVQTVEELIEKVRSTVREGGRKRGEDVRLLDAEEGEKKIAESLLSQGLYEKGLLFIVLGFLRLLSRIYFRVRITGIENIPQPPFIIAPNHASYLDSFLLAANLPFRVFKSLYFQGASKYFEGPFMRWVAHFAHVIPIDPDTSLLSALRVSAYLLKQKRALCIFPEGGRTFNGEVMEFKKGMAILTVELNVPVVPVYIKGTFKSMPRGSKYPKPAHIEIHIGPPVVPETDKEAPDPHQAFADRVREEVIKLKP, from the coding sequence ATGAGCAGTATCCCTGATAGATTCTTCACATCTGCCGAGAGATTTTCAGAAAAGGTAGCCTTTCACTACTTCAAAGAGGAGTGGAAGCAGCTCACCTACCGGGACGTCGCCCATTATACAGTCTCTCTGCTTGGAAGACTGAAGGAAAAGGGGATTAAAAAGGGCGACAGGTTTTTTTTGTCTGCAAGGAACTCTCCCTGCTGGTGCATCTCCTATCTTGCCCTTTCCGCTGCCGGTGCCGTGGGGGTTCCTGTTGACCCTGAGCTCACTGCTTCGGAGATGAGAAACCTTATGATTGATGCTGAGGTGGCCTTTGTCCTTTATGATGATTATACCGGGACAAAGGTTATGGAGGCATCAGAGGGTCTTGTTGTTGAGACATTCGACATAAACGGAATCACAGATTCCACACCCCCAAAGGACGCTGAAATCCCGGCCCCCAATACCCCCCTGACCCCTGACGATATTGCCTCCATCATATATACATCCGGGACCACGGGCAAGCCAAAGGGTGTTGTCCTGACTCACGGCAACTTCTGCTCGGATGCAGATGCCCTGATTGCAGCAGGCATAATCAGTCATGATGACAACATAATCTCGGTCCTCCCTCTTCATCACACCTATCCCTTTATGACCACCTTTCTGGTACCACTCTTTGAAGGGGCAACAGTAACATATCCGCCGGGGCTAAAGGGACCGGAACTCCTCAATGCAGTAAGGGAAAGGGGAGGAACTATCCTTGTAGGTGTCCCCCAACTGCTCGAACTCTTCAGAAACAGGATTTTTCAGGGATTCAGTGAGGTGCCCCTGCTTAACAGGGTATTCCCTTATCTGCTGAAACTCTTCAGTCTCCTGCGGAACAGGTTTAACATAAACCCCGGCAAATATGTGTTCTCTTCAGTTCACGGGAAGTTCGGCAGGCAGTTCAGGTTCTTTGCATCCGGAGGGGCAAAACTCGACCCTCAGGTTATGCAGGACCTGGAGGCGATCGGGTTTACAGTGCTTGAGGGTTACGGCCTCACCGAGACCTCCCCTGTTGTGACGTTCAACCCCCCGCACAGGAGAAAAACCGGCTCTGCCGGCAGACCCCTCAGCAATGTGGAGATAAAAACAAGCAGTGACGGAGAGGTCCTGATAAAGGGGCCGATGGTTATGAAGGGATACTATAAAAACCCCGAGGAGACGGAAAAGGTGATCAGGAATGGCTGGCTGCATACCGGAGACCTTGGTTATCTGGACAGCGAGGGCTATCTCCATATCACAGGCAGGACTAAAGAGGTTATTGTGCTGAGTTCAGGCAAAAACATCTATCCCGAGGATGTGGAGAGGCATTATCAGGGGATTGAATTGATAAAGGAACTATGCGTAGTCGGCACCGGTGACGGGCTGAGCGCAGTTGTAGTACCTGATATGGAGATGGCAAAGAAGATGAAGGTCGGCAACATTTATGAATATCTCAAATGGGAGATAAACGCCCTTTCGATGAAGCTTCCCCCTCATATGAGGCTGAAAGGATTTGTCCTTCATTCTGCCCCCCTGCCGCGAACACCTCTTGGTAAACTGAGGAGGTTTATGGTAAAGAAACTCCTGGAGGAAGAGAAGAGAGAAGCCAAGGCGGAAGTAGATGAAACCCTCCTCGGGGATGAGATTTCCTCAAAGGTCATATCGTCGTTGAGGGAGGTTGCGGGTAAGGATATTGCTGTAGGAAGAACAGACAGCCTGGAGCTGGATATCGGGCTTGACAGCCTCAAGAGGATCGAGCTGGTCGTTGCACTGGAGAGAAACCTCGGCATAAAACTTTACGATGATTTCACCCTTGATGTTCAGACGGTTGAGGAGTTGATAGAAAAGGTAAGAAGCACTGTCAGGGAAGGAGGCCGGAAGAGGGGAGAAGACGTCAGGCTCCTTGATGCAGAGGAGGGTGAGAAGAAGATTGCCGAGAGTCTACTTTCTCAGGGCCTGTATGAAAAGGGACTGCTCTTTATAGTGCTTGGATTCCTGAGGCTCCTGAGCAGGATTTACTTCAGGGTAAGGATCACCGGCATAGAGAACATACCCCAGCCGCCCTTTATTATAGCGCCGAATCATGCAAGCTACCTTGACAGCTTTCTCCTTGCTGCCAACCTGCCCTTCCGGGTTTTTAAATCCCTTTATTTCCAGGGGGCAAGTAAATATTTTGAAGGCCCTTTTATGAGATGGGTTGCTCATTTTGCCCATGTAATACCGATCGACCCGGACACCTCACTCCTGAGTGCTCTGAGGGTGAGTGCCTATCTATTAAAACAGAAGAGGGCACTCTGCATATTCCCTGAAGGCGGAAGGACCTTTAACGGAGAAGTCATGGAATTCAAAAAAGGCATGGCTATCCTCACCGTTGAACTCAATGTACCCGTTGTCCCGGTCTATATCAAAGGAACATTCAAATCCATGCCAAGGGGCAGTAAGTACCCCAAACCTGCACACATTGAGATACACATCGGCCCCCCGGTAGTCCCGGAAACGGATAAAGAGGCCCCTGATCCCCACCAGGCATTTGCCGACAGGGTGAGAGAAGAGGTAATCAAGTTAAAGCCGTAA
- a CDS encoding AbrB/MazE/SpoVT family DNA-binding domain-containing protein, protein MPIATLTSKGQMTIPKEVRKALNLKPSEKVIIVVEGDQAVIRPLRGNILDIGGSIRIPDKEKPMDFHKVRKETKKRVAKVVAAGK, encoded by the coding sequence ATGCCTATTGCAACACTAACATCAAAAGGACAGATGACCATACCAAAAGAAGTAAGAAAAGCCTTAAACCTGAAACCGTCTGAAAAGGTCATCATTGTTGTCGAGGGCGATCAGGCTGTTATTAGACCCCTGCGGGGCAATATCCTTGATATCGGTGGTTCGATAAGGATACCAGACAAGGAGAAGCCCATGGATTTTCATAAAGTGAGAAAAGAGACGAAAAAAAGAGTTGCTAAAGTGGTGGCGGCAGGTAAGTAG
- a CDS encoding PIN domain-containing protein produces MEKKFIDTNIFLRYLTRDDPSKYDKCNSLFKKAIEGKIALVTSGMVIAELVWTLSSYYRVPKADVIEKISIIVSTESLYIPDRDIIADALVLYSRKNIDYIDAYNAIFMKNHGVSEIYSYDEDFNAIKGIKREEP; encoded by the coding sequence ATGGAAAAAAAGTTTATTGATACAAACATATTTCTCAGGTATCTAACCAGGGATGACCCTTCAAAATATGATAAGTGCAACAGCCTCTTTAAGAAAGCCATCGAAGGCAAGATAGCACTTGTAACATCAGGGATGGTAATTGCTGAACTGGTATGGACCCTTTCATCTTATTACAGGGTTCCCAAGGCTGATGTTATTGAAAAGATTTCAATCATAGTTAGCACCGAGAGCCTGTATATCCCGGACAGGGATATCATTGCAGATGCCCTTGTCCTTTACAGCAGAAAAAACATCGATTATATTGACGCCTATAATGCTATTTTCATGAAGAATCATGGCGTTTCGGAAATTTATTCATATGATGAAGATTTTAATGCAATTAAAGGAATTAAAAGAGAGGAACCGTAA
- a CDS encoding N-6 DNA methylase — MFEQTFKNIDDILHKDAGCSSELDYVEQTSWVLFLKYLDDLEKDKQTKADLSGKTYTPIIESEFKWDKWAAPKTKDGNLDHHKAANGDDLKDFVDLKLFPYLKKLKTSSDSPDTIEYKIGEVFSELKNKVQSGYNLREVINLVDELRFRSHKEKHEMSHLYEDKIKNMGNAGRNGGEYYTPRPLIKTIVKVVSPKIGDKIYDGAVGSAGFLCEAFQYLQESKELTTKDMATLQKATFYGKEKKSLAYIIGTMNMILHGIEAPNVVHTNTLSENIRDIQEKDRYDVILTNPPFGGKERKEVQQNFPIKTGETAFLFLQHFIKILKAGGKAGVIIKNTFLSNTDNASISLRKTLLESCNLHTILDMPGGTFTGAGVKTVVLFFEKGAPTKKVWYYQLNLDRNLGKTNPLNEYDLAEFVQLQKTKTDSENSWTVDIKDIDQTTFDLSVKNPNKKDETVLREPKEIWAEIAKLDKESAEILKKVKELV, encoded by the coding sequence ATGTTTGAACAGACCTTTAAGAATATTGACGACATACTGCATAAAGACGCAGGATGTAGCAGTGAACTGGATTATGTAGAACAAACCTCATGGGTATTATTCCTGAAATATCTTGATGACCTTGAAAAAGATAAGCAAACCAAAGCTGATTTGTCCGGTAAAACATATACACCCATTATAGAATCCGAATTCAAGTGGGATAAATGGGCTGCGCCAAAAACCAAAGATGGAAACCTTGACCACCACAAGGCAGCAAACGGTGATGATTTAAAAGATTTTGTTGATTTGAAGCTCTTTCCATACTTAAAAAAGCTCAAAACATCTTCGGACAGTCCCGATACTATTGAATACAAAATTGGTGAAGTATTCAGCGAATTAAAAAACAAAGTTCAGAGTGGATATAATCTTCGTGAAGTAATAAATCTCGTGGATGAACTCCGTTTCCGTTCCCATAAAGAAAAACATGAAATGTCTCATCTTTATGAAGACAAGATTAAAAACATGGGAAATGCCGGACGAAACGGCGGTGAATATTATACGCCCCGTCCGCTTATTAAAACCATTGTAAAAGTTGTCTCTCCAAAAATTGGAGATAAAATTTATGACGGTGCAGTTGGCTCTGCTGGCTTTTTATGCGAGGCGTTTCAATATCTCCAGGAAAGTAAAGAACTTACTACCAAAGATATGGCGACTCTGCAGAAGGCTACCTTTTACGGTAAAGAGAAAAAATCTCTGGCATACATCATCGGCACTATGAACATGATACTTCATGGTATCGAAGCGCCGAATGTCGTGCATACCAATACCCTGTCAGAAAATATCAGAGATATTCAGGAAAAAGACCGTTATGATGTCATTCTGACAAATCCGCCCTTCGGCGGTAAGGAACGCAAAGAAGTTCAGCAAAACTTTCCCATTAAAACCGGTGAGACAGCTTTTCTGTTTTTACAGCATTTTATTAAGATTTTAAAAGCCGGAGGAAAAGCCGGTGTTATTATAAAAAACACCTTTTTATCCAATACGGATAATGCTTCTATCTCTTTAAGAAAAACACTGCTGGAAAGCTGTAATCTGCATACGATTCTTGATATGCCCGGCGGAACGTTTACCGGGGCGGGCGTTAAAACGGTTGTCTTGTTTTTTGAAAAAGGCGCTCCCACAAAAAAGGTCTGGTATTATCAGCTTAATCTTGACCGTAATCTTGGTAAGACAAATCCGTTGAATGAATATGACTTGGCGGAGTTTGTACAACTGCAAAAAACAAAGACAGATTCTGAAAATTCATGGACGGTTGATATAAAAGATATTGACCAGACCACCTTTGATTTATCGGTTAAGAATCCCAATAAAAAAGATGAAACAGTTTTGAGGGAGCCGAAAGAGATATGGGCTGAAATTGCAAAACTGGACAAGGAAAGCGCTGAGATTTTGAAGAAGGTGAAAGAGTTGGTATGA